The Streptomyces sp. HUAS CB01 genome has a segment encoding these proteins:
- a CDS encoding helix-turn-helix transcriptional regulator, whose translation MAVFGVSAAEEELYRHFLRNPDTTIEDLQALALKDGPSREQNPEQCLERLRRLGLIHPTGADGRITPADPEVAVARLTDARLHALHQELQRVTQARHVIQGLRAEQGEWMAPQGIEQLHGLDDIRNRIEDLAFFARDEILSVEPYTKLSAENIARSRPLDMRCLRRGVRIRNVVLRAALDNPPTAGYLRELVAEGALIRVAENITERILVYDGHTALVPVDPRNTARGALLARSNGLVANIIALFEKIWSQAEQLTAVAGPEGAEERLTGTERRVLLSMCSAGKDEVGARELGVSVRTYRRHVADIMQKLGAANRAHAALLARERGWV comes from the coding sequence ATGGCCGTGTTCGGCGTGTCCGCCGCGGAGGAAGAGCTCTACCGGCACTTTCTCCGCAACCCTGACACCACGATCGAGGACCTCCAGGCGCTCGCCCTCAAGGACGGGCCCAGCCGGGAGCAGAACCCGGAGCAGTGCCTGGAGCGGCTGCGCCGACTCGGGCTGATCCACCCCACGGGCGCCGACGGCCGTATCACACCGGCGGATCCCGAGGTCGCCGTGGCCCGGCTGACGGACGCCCGACTGCACGCCCTGCACCAGGAGTTGCAGCGGGTGACGCAGGCCCGGCACGTCATCCAGGGGCTGCGCGCCGAGCAGGGCGAGTGGATGGCACCGCAGGGCATCGAGCAGTTGCACGGGCTGGACGACATCCGCAACCGTATCGAGGACCTCGCCTTCTTCGCCCGTGACGAGATCCTGTCCGTCGAGCCCTACACCAAGCTGTCGGCGGAGAACATCGCCCGGTCGAGACCCCTGGACATGCGCTGTCTGCGCAGGGGAGTGCGCATCCGGAACGTCGTACTCCGTGCCGCGCTCGACAATCCGCCGACCGCCGGCTACCTGCGGGAGTTGGTCGCGGAGGGCGCCCTGATCAGGGTGGCGGAGAACATAACCGAGCGGATCCTCGTGTACGACGGCCATACGGCGCTGGTGCCCGTGGATCCGCGCAACACGGCGCGGGGTGCGTTGCTCGCCCGCAGCAACGGGCTGGTGGCGAACATCATCGCCCTGTTCGAGAAGATCTGGTCCCAGGCCGAGCAACTGACCGCCGTGGCCGGGCCGGAGGGGGCGGAAGAGCGTTTGACCGGTACCGAACGGCGGGTGCTGCTGTCGATGTGCTCGGCGGGCAAGGACGAGGTGGGGGCACGGGAGTTGGGGGTGTCGGTACGGACGTACCGTCGTCATGTCGCGGACATCATGCAGAAGCTGGGAGCGGCGAACCGGGCCCATGCGGCGCTGCTCGCACGGGAGCGCGGCTGGGTCTGA
- a CDS encoding aldo/keto reductase family protein, giving the protein MRYRTLGSSDLEVSEISLGSWLTYSGGVEADTARACTEAAFDAGINFFDTANVYGRGAAETAWGEILSAHPRDSYVLATKVWGRMSDDPADQGLSPAQIAKQIDASLTRLRTDHVDLYQAHRFDPTVPVEDTVEALQKVVEQGKARYLGFSEWTPEQIRAAVDIAGPGLFASSQPQYSMLWQAPEAEVFGLCAAHGISQIVWSPLAQGVLTGKYRPGRPVPEGSRFASDTMAVSRDLVYSDAALEAVERLVPVAEGAGTSLATLALAWVLRRTEVASAITGASRPEQVHSNAAASGVELSDDVLTAVDAALGDAPVTEPTLAPSAEPGVRHR; this is encoded by the coding sequence ATGCGGTATCGCACCCTCGGCAGTTCGGACCTCGAAGTCTCGGAGATCTCGCTGGGATCCTGGCTCACCTACTCCGGAGGCGTGGAGGCGGACACCGCCCGCGCGTGCACCGAGGCGGCGTTCGACGCGGGCATCAACTTCTTCGACACCGCGAACGTCTACGGACGGGGTGCGGCCGAGACGGCGTGGGGCGAGATCCTGTCGGCCCACCCGCGCGACTCGTACGTCCTGGCCACCAAGGTATGGGGCCGGATGTCCGACGACCCGGCCGACCAGGGCCTGTCACCCGCACAGATCGCCAAGCAGATCGACGCCTCCCTCACCCGCCTGAGGACCGACCACGTGGACCTCTACCAGGCCCACCGGTTCGACCCCACGGTGCCGGTCGAGGACACCGTCGAGGCGCTCCAGAAGGTCGTCGAACAGGGCAAGGCCCGGTACCTCGGCTTCAGCGAGTGGACCCCCGAACAGATCCGGGCCGCCGTCGACATCGCGGGGCCCGGGTTGTTCGCGTCCTCCCAGCCGCAGTACTCCATGCTGTGGCAGGCCCCCGAGGCCGAGGTGTTCGGCCTGTGCGCCGCCCACGGCATCTCACAGATCGTCTGGTCCCCGCTGGCTCAGGGAGTTCTCACGGGCAAGTACCGGCCGGGCCGGCCCGTTCCCGAGGGAAGCCGCTTCGCCAGCGACACCATGGCGGTCTCCCGCGACCTCGTCTACAGCGACGCCGCACTCGAAGCGGTCGAGCGGCTCGTTCCCGTCGCCGAGGGGGCGGGAACGAGCCTGGCGACCCTGGCACTGGCCTGGGTCCTGCGCCGCACCGAGGTCGCCTCCGCCATCACCGGGGCCTCCCGCCCCGAGCAGGTCCACAGCAACGCGGCCGCCTCCGGTGTCGAGCTGTCCGACGACGTGCTGACGGCCGTCGACGCGGCACTCGGCGACGCGCCGGTCACCGAGCCGACCCTGGCCCCGTCCGCCGAGCCGGGCGTCCGGCACCGCTGA
- a CDS encoding SRPBCC family protein, producing MSQVEESIEVDVPVRTAYNQWTQFETFPEFMDGVERIDQLSDTLTHWTTSVDGVQRQFDAKITEQIPDERVAWTTVEGERQAGVVTFHRLADARTKIMLQMEFDPQGVAETVGDRLGFVRRQVTGDLERFKRFIESRGTETGAWRGEV from the coding sequence ATGTCGCAGGTCGAGGAATCCATCGAGGTCGACGTCCCGGTGCGTACGGCGTACAACCAGTGGACGCAGTTCGAGACGTTCCCGGAGTTCATGGACGGTGTCGAGCGGATCGACCAGCTCTCCGACACCCTGACCCACTGGACCACCTCCGTCGACGGCGTCCAACGGCAGTTCGACGCGAAGATCACCGAGCAGATCCCGGACGAGCGCGTGGCCTGGACGACCGTCGAGGGCGAACGGCAGGCCGGAGTGGTGACGTTCCACCGTCTGGCGGACGCCAGGACCAAGATCATGCTGCAGATGGAATTCGATCCGCAGGGCGTGGCGGAGACCGTCGGCGACAGGCTCGGCTTCGTCAGGCGTCAGGTCACCGGCGACCTCGAGCGCTTCAAGCGCTTCATCGAGTCCAGGGGTACGGAGACCGGAGCGTGGCGCGGCGAGGTCTGA
- a CDS encoding response regulator — translation MSAAEPIRILLADDHALVRRGVRLILDREPDLEVVAEAGDGAEAVGMARSHEVDLAVLDIAMPRMTGLQAARELAALRPGLRVLMLTMHDNEQYFFQALKAGACGYVLKSVADRDLVAACRAAMNDEPFLYPGAVSALIRHYLDRVRYGDEAPDQILTPREEEVLKLVAEGHSSKEIAALLSISVKTVQRHRANLLQKLGLRDRTELTRYAIRAGLIEP, via the coding sequence GTGTCCGCAGCAGAGCCGATCCGTATCCTCCTCGCCGACGACCACGCACTGGTGCGCCGCGGGGTGCGGCTCATTCTCGACCGGGAACCGGACCTGGAGGTCGTCGCCGAGGCCGGTGACGGTGCGGAGGCCGTCGGCATGGCCCGCAGCCATGAAGTCGACCTCGCCGTCCTGGACATCGCCATGCCGCGCATGACCGGGCTGCAGGCCGCGCGCGAACTGGCCGCGCTCAGGCCCGGTCTGCGCGTGCTGATGCTGACGATGCACGACAACGAGCAGTACTTCTTCCAGGCGTTGAAGGCCGGGGCCTGCGGGTACGTCCTGAAGTCCGTGGCCGACCGCGATCTGGTCGCCGCCTGTCGGGCCGCGATGAACGACGAGCCCTTCCTCTACCCCGGTGCGGTGAGCGCCCTCATCCGCCACTACCTCGACCGGGTGCGCTACGGCGACGAGGCCCCGGACCAGATCCTCACGCCCCGCGAGGAGGAGGTGCTGAAGCTCGTCGCCGAGGGCCATTCGTCCAAGGAGATCGCGGCGCTCCTCTCGATCAGCGTCAAGACGGTCCAACGGCACCGGGCGAACCTCCTCCAGAAGCTGGGTCTGCGGGACCGTACGGAGCTCACCCGCTACGCGATCCGCGCGGGGCTGATCGAACCGTGA
- a CDS encoding HAMP domain-containing sensor histidine kinase, with product MSLYWRIFGLNAVVLGAATALLLWAPVTVSVPVLLTEAVILVGGLAVMLVANAALLRVGLAPLGRLTRVMTTVDLLRPGQRLPVQGRGEVADLISTFNAMLERLEGERAASSARALLAQESERRRIAQELHDEVGQSMTAILLALKQAADDASEPLRGELQLVQEITRESLDEVRRLVRRLRPGVLDDLGLISALTSLTGEFAAHSGLRVSRGFDSDLPELDHETELVLYRVTQESLTNAARHAEAGRVEVSLRRAGGTVVLDVTDDGRGIGLAREGAGIRGMRERALLIGAALEVVPAARSGTRVRLTLPGRGEEP from the coding sequence GTGTCCCTGTACTGGCGGATCTTCGGCCTCAATGCCGTGGTGCTGGGAGCGGCCACGGCACTGCTGCTGTGGGCTCCGGTGACCGTCTCGGTGCCGGTGCTGCTGACCGAAGCGGTCATCCTGGTGGGCGGACTGGCCGTGATGCTGGTCGCCAACGCGGCGTTGCTGCGGGTCGGTCTGGCGCCGCTGGGACGGCTCACCCGTGTCATGACCACAGTCGATCTGCTGCGCCCCGGCCAGCGGCTGCCCGTCCAGGGGCGCGGCGAGGTGGCGGATCTGATCAGCACGTTCAACGCCATGCTGGAACGCCTGGAGGGCGAGCGGGCCGCCAGCAGTGCCCGGGCCCTTCTCGCACAGGAGTCGGAGCGGCGCCGTATCGCGCAGGAGCTCCACGACGAGGTCGGCCAGAGCATGACCGCGATCCTGCTGGCGCTGAAGCAGGCGGCGGACGACGCCTCCGAGCCGCTGCGCGGCGAGCTGCAACTGGTGCAGGAGATCACCCGCGAGAGCCTGGACGAGGTCCGTCGTCTGGTGCGCAGGCTGCGGCCGGGGGTCCTGGACGACCTCGGCCTGATCAGCGCGCTCACCTCGCTCACCGGCGAGTTCGCCGCCCATTCGGGGCTCAGGGTGTCCCGCGGCTTCGACTCCGACCTGCCGGAACTGGACCACGAGACGGAGCTCGTGCTCTACCGCGTCACACAGGAGAGCCTGACCAACGCCGCCCGCCACGCGGAGGCCGGACGCGTCGAGGTCAGCCTGCGCCGCGCCGGTGGCACCGTCGTCCTCGACGTCACCGACGACGGCCGGGGCATCGGCCTCGCCCGTGAGGGCGCCGGCATCCGCGGTATGCGTGAACGGGCCCTGCTCATCGGGGCGGCGCTGGAGGTGGTCCCCGCGGCGCGGTCCGGCACCCGAGTCCGGCTGACGCTTCCCGGGCGGGGGGAGGAGCCGTGA
- a CDS encoding TraR/DksA family transcriptional regulator, translated as MPLDTPRTEPQPERLTAHEARQRLEHARNTRLTQLRAIGETAQTHEDHLMSSQKDALRRALTEIDEAFARIDGGTYGTCLACSTTIPAERLEILPYTRHCVACQRRSA; from the coding sequence ATGCCGCTCGACACCCCCCGGACCGAACCCCAGCCGGAGCGTCTGACCGCCCACGAGGCACGCCAGCGGCTGGAGCACGCCCGCAACACGCGTCTGACCCAGCTGAGGGCGATCGGGGAGACCGCCCAGACCCACGAGGACCACCTGATGTCCTCGCAGAAGGACGCCCTCCGGCGTGCGCTCACCGAGATCGACGAAGCCTTCGCCCGCATCGACGGCGGGACCTACGGAACCTGTCTCGCCTGCTCCACGACGATCCCGGCGGAACGCCTCGAGATCCTCCCGTACACGCGCCACTGCGTCGCGTGCCAGCGCCGCTCCGCGTGA
- a CDS encoding TraR/DksA family transcriptional regulator, protein MAHDAAHGAALTTDDLDVLRENLRDQYLFRQEQLRQIGSAAPSRADDLLGRQVPSQLEVRIKVAASARMVLADVEAALRRMDEGRYGACHLCRRPIARERLLIVPQARYCSRCQQVREAGR, encoded by the coding sequence GTGGCGCACGACGCGGCCCACGGCGCGGCCCTCACGACCGACGACCTCGACGTGCTCCGCGAGAACCTGCGCGATCAGTACCTGTTCCGCCAGGAGCAGCTGCGGCAGATCGGGTCCGCCGCCCCGTCACGCGCGGACGACCTGCTCGGACGGCAGGTCCCGTCGCAACTGGAGGTGCGGATCAAGGTCGCCGCCTCGGCCCGTATGGTCCTCGCCGACGTCGAGGCCGCCCTGCGGCGCATGGACGAGGGCCGTTACGGCGCCTGTCATCTGTGCAGGCGTCCCATCGCCCGCGAGCGCCTGCTGATCGTTCCGCAGGCCCGGTACTGCTCACGCTGCCAGCAGGTGAGGGAGGCCGGACGATGA
- a CDS encoding rod shape-determining protein, translating to MSAAPLRRGPAGHRPWPGCRRCSGIALDLGSARTRVWISGRGTILDVPTVTFPGAGAIHPIRRGAIVDTPGTARMLERLLGNRLPRLGRPLVVVTAPVLDGVAFRAEALTAVQVLRPRTVLTVPTARAVALAAGADLCRPQMVVDIGAHVTEVVLLSDGAVLDARRTALGTRDLDDTTTADGITGAVADMITAMLRQDRTSLTLDAIQGGLLLAGGGALRPEIVHRLTGQLHAPVRAVPAPHTAAVRGAARLLEAAHTHPAFSGRQPVPHLHH from the coding sequence ATGAGCGCGGCCCCCCTCCGCCGGGGCCCGGCCGGTCACCGGCCGTGGCCCGGCTGCAGGCGCTGCTCCGGCATCGCCCTCGACCTGGGCAGTGCCCGCACCCGCGTCTGGATCTCCGGCCGCGGCACGATCCTCGACGTCCCCACGGTCACCTTCCCGGGCGCCGGCGCCATCCACCCGATCCGGCGCGGCGCGATCGTCGACACCCCGGGCACCGCCCGGATGCTCGAACGCCTGCTCGGCAATCGCCTCCCGCGCCTCGGCCGCCCGCTGGTCGTCGTGACCGCACCCGTACTGGACGGTGTCGCCTTCCGCGCGGAGGCCCTGACGGCGGTGCAGGTGCTGCGGCCGCGCACCGTGCTGACCGTTCCCACCGCGCGGGCCGTCGCGCTCGCCGCCGGCGCGGACCTCTGCCGGCCCCAGATGGTCGTGGACATCGGCGCCCACGTCACCGAAGTGGTGCTCCTGTCGGACGGGGCCGTCCTCGACGCGCGCCGCACCGCCCTCGGTACCCGCGATCTGGACGACACCACCACGGCCGACGGGATCACCGGCGCGGTCGCCGACATGATCACGGCGATGCTGCGACAGGACCGGACGTCACTCACCCTCGACGCGATCCAGGGAGGTCTGCTCCTCGCCGGCGGAGGAGCGCTGCGCCCGGAGATCGTCCACCGGCTCACGGGGCAGCTGCACGCCCCCGTCCGCGCCGTGCCCGCGCCGCACACCGCCGCCGTGCGCGGCGCCGCCAGGCTCCTCGAGGCCGCGCACACCCACCCGGCGTTCAGCGGCAGGCAACCGGTCCCGCACCTTCACCACTGA
- a CDS encoding Rv1733c family protein gives MAGSIPQAQPPPAGRRLPLWRWRRNPLRRTTDLLQGWIGLCLVLAVVATAPAAMRAAGGTAHRHYERIAHEQARVRHHIPAVLVHDVPRHPEPGSAEARETLYPAQVRFTDPEGNPRTAETDVAPGLPAHSTVQIWTDADGTLADPPLAPGRIRSHSMGWAALAGIIVVASGATAYRLAGLTLQRRNLAAWDRAWSETGPRWTASID, from the coding sequence GTGGCCGGCAGCATCCCCCAGGCCCAGCCGCCCCCCGCGGGCCGGCGCCTGCCGCTGTGGCGATGGCGGCGCAACCCCCTGCGCCGCACCACGGACCTATTGCAGGGCTGGATCGGCCTCTGCCTGGTGCTGGCCGTCGTCGCGACCGCCCCCGCCGCGATGCGTGCGGCCGGTGGAACCGCCCACCGCCACTACGAACGGATCGCCCACGAGCAGGCGCGGGTACGCCACCACATCCCCGCCGTCCTCGTGCACGACGTACCGCGTCACCCGGAACCGGGATCCGCGGAGGCGAGAGAGACCCTGTACCCGGCCCAGGTGCGCTTCACCGATCCCGAGGGGAACCCACGCACCGCGGAGACCGATGTCGCACCCGGCCTGCCCGCGCACAGCACCGTCCAGATCTGGACCGACGCCGACGGCACCCTCGCGGACCCGCCGCTCGCCCCCGGCCGCATCCGCAGCCACAGCATGGGCTGGGCCGCGCTCGCCGGGATCATCGTCGTCGCGTCCGGCGCCACCGCGTACCGACTGGCCGGCCTCACGCTGCAGCGGCGCAACCTCGCGGCGTGGGACAGGGCATGGTCCGAGACGGGTCCCCGCTGGACCGCGTCCATCGACTGA
- a CDS encoding flavodoxin family protein: MTTQPSGSAAPPARYDDLRALFVNCTLKRSPETSNTQGLIDRSRALMERQGVRADVVRAVDLDIATGVWPDMTEHGWETDAWPALYERVMASDILVLAGPIWLGDNSSVMKRVIERLYACSSLLNDQGQYAYYGRVGGCLITGNEDGVKHCAMNVLYSLQHLGYTIPPQADAGWIGEAGPGPSYLDPGSGGPENEFTHRNTTFMTWNLLHMAAMLKRAGGIPAHGNQRTEWDAGCRFDSPNPEHR; encoded by the coding sequence GTGACCACTCAGCCGTCCGGCTCCGCCGCGCCGCCCGCTCGCTACGACGACCTGCGCGCCCTCTTCGTCAACTGCACCCTGAAACGCTCACCCGAGACCAGCAACACCCAAGGTCTGATCGACAGGAGCCGCGCCCTGATGGAGCGCCAGGGCGTCCGCGCCGACGTCGTACGCGCCGTCGACCTCGACATCGCCACCGGGGTGTGGCCGGACATGACCGAACACGGCTGGGAGACCGACGCCTGGCCGGCGCTCTACGAGCGGGTCATGGCGTCCGACATCCTCGTGCTCGCAGGCCCCATCTGGCTCGGCGACAACAGCTCCGTCATGAAGCGGGTGATCGAGAGGCTGTACGCGTGCTCCAGCCTGCTCAACGACCAAGGACAGTACGCCTATTACGGGCGCGTCGGCGGCTGTCTGATCACCGGCAACGAGGACGGGGTCAAGCACTGCGCCATGAACGTGCTCTACAGCCTCCAGCACCTCGGCTACACCATCCCGCCGCAAGCCGACGCCGGATGGATCGGCGAGGCGGGCCCCGGCCCCTCCTATCTCGACCCCGGCTCGGGCGGTCCCGAGAACGAGTTCACCCATCGCAACACCACGTTCATGACGTGGAATCTGCTGCACATGGCCGCGATGCTGAAAAGGGCGGGCGGTATCCCCGCCCACGGCAACCAGCGCACGGAGTGGGACGCGGGGTGCCGCTTCGACTCCCCGAACCCCGAACACCGTTAG
- a CDS encoding DUF4142 domain-containing protein, protein MSPNRRAAESGVPLRTLCVIAAVCAVIATVLIVTRGGDDEASAAQTPAGIAAGGYGQSAGAGYGHSSGTGHATGAEDDGAAADAGSVPAGPQPVTEVDKTFLVKVRQAGLWEIPAGRLAQTNASSEAVKRAGLHLLDGHSKLDQLVREDARILGVPLPEEATQEQQDWVRQLEGARGAEFDRLFANVLRASHGKIFATIAEVRAATQNDLIRRHARQANQTVLDHMEVLEDTGLVDGATLADVEKSVAPRQ, encoded by the coding sequence ATGAGTCCGAACCGACGTGCAGCCGAGTCCGGGGTCCCCCTGCGGACCCTCTGCGTCATCGCGGCCGTGTGCGCCGTCATCGCCACCGTGCTGATCGTGACCCGTGGAGGTGACGATGAGGCCTCGGCCGCGCAGACACCCGCCGGGATCGCCGCGGGCGGCTACGGCCAGAGCGCGGGGGCCGGTTACGGGCATTCGTCCGGCACCGGCCATGCGACCGGCGCGGAGGACGACGGCGCTGCGGCAGACGCGGGGAGCGTCCCGGCGGGGCCGCAGCCGGTGACCGAGGTGGACAAGACGTTCCTCGTCAAGGTGCGGCAGGCGGGGCTGTGGGAGATCCCGGCGGGCCGGCTGGCCCAGACGAACGCCTCCAGCGAGGCCGTCAAGCGGGCCGGTCTGCACCTGCTGGACGGGCACAGCAAGCTCGACCAGCTGGTGCGTGAGGACGCGAGGATCCTCGGAGTGCCGCTTCCGGAGGAGGCGACTCAGGAACAGCAGGACTGGGTACGGCAGTTGGAGGGAGCCCGGGGCGCCGAGTTCGATCGCCTCTTCGCCAACGTCCTGCGCGCCTCGCACGGGAAGATCTTCGCCACCATCGCCGAGGTGCGCGCGGCCACGCAGAACGACCTGATCCGCCGTCACGCGCGGCAGGCCAACCAGACGGTCCTGGATCACATGGAGGTCCTGGAGGACACCGGCCTGGTCGACGGCGCCACGCTCGCGGACGTCGAGAAGTCCGTCGCCCCACGCCAGTGA
- a CDS encoding MarR family winged helix-turn-helix transcriptional regulator: MADKGESGEHIDDVEAVTRAVLTASRLLVAVSARSLAAVEDRVTLPQMRLLVMLSLHGPAKLVVLAERLGVNPSTAMRMIDRLIAAGLADRQANPADRRETVLRLTHEGRALVEDVTSRRRREIEAIVTRMAPARRAALIDALNAFNEAGGEPSVPAADSATYPLGWTDTPLPQGG, encoded by the coding sequence ATGGCCGACAAGGGGGAGTCCGGGGAGCACATCGACGACGTCGAGGCGGTGACGCGCGCCGTGCTGACCGCGTCCAGGCTGCTCGTCGCCGTCTCCGCGCGTTCGCTGGCGGCCGTCGAGGACCGGGTGACACTGCCCCAGATGCGGCTGCTGGTGATGCTGTCCCTGCACGGACCGGCCAAGCTCGTCGTGCTCGCCGAACGCCTCGGCGTCAACCCCTCGACGGCGATGCGCATGATCGACCGGCTGATCGCGGCCGGCCTCGCGGACCGTCAGGCCAATCCGGCCGACCGGCGCGAGACGGTACTGCGGCTCACGCACGAAGGCCGCGCCCTCGTCGAGGACGTCACGAGCCGCCGGCGGCGGGAGATCGAGGCGATCGTGACGCGGATGGCCCCCGCTCGGCGCGCCGCCCTGATCGACGCGCTCAACGCCTTCAACGAAGCGGGAGGCGAACCGTCCGTACCGGCCGCGGACAGCGCGACGTACCCGCTGGGCTGGACGGACACGCCCCTCCCGCAGGGGGGTTGA
- a CDS encoding S1 family peptidase, translated as MTNYLKHLRRTAAAGAVALAAFSLQPGSAHAATEPTPRGEVGTTVVGGTKAEQGEFPFMVRLSMGCGGSLYTKDIVLTAAHCVDGSGPDTGITATAGVVDLQAPDAVSVKSTEVLQAPGYDGKGKDWALIKLEKPIDLPTLPIAADDKLNNGEFDIAGWGADKEGGSQQQYLLKAKVPFIDDATCQSAYGDGLTPGEELCAGLLDTGGVDTCQGDSGGPMFRQDDAGAWTQVGIVSWGEGCARPGKPGVYTEVSAFAADIQKAAEGLGG; from the coding sequence TTGACGAACTACCTCAAGCACCTCAGGCGCACCGCCGCGGCCGGCGCGGTCGCCCTCGCCGCCTTCAGCCTCCAGCCGGGCTCGGCCCATGCCGCCACCGAACCGACCCCACGCGGTGAGGTGGGCACGACCGTCGTCGGCGGCACCAAGGCCGAGCAGGGCGAGTTCCCCTTCATGGTACGGCTGTCCATGGGCTGCGGCGGCTCGCTGTACACCAAGGACATCGTGCTGACGGCCGCCCACTGCGTGGACGGCAGCGGCCCCGACACCGGCATCACGGCCACGGCCGGGGTGGTCGACCTTCAGGCCCCCGACGCGGTCAGTGTGAAGTCCACGGAGGTCCTGCAGGCGCCCGGCTACGACGGCAAGGGCAAGGACTGGGCGCTCATCAAGCTCGAGAAGCCCATCGACCTGCCGACCCTGCCGATCGCGGCGGACGACAAGCTCAACAACGGCGAGTTCGACATCGCCGGCTGGGGTGCGGACAAGGAGGGCGGCAGCCAGCAGCAGTACCTGCTGAAGGCCAAGGTGCCGTTCATCGACGACGCCACCTGCCAGAGCGCGTACGGCGACGGACTGACCCCGGGCGAGGAGCTCTGCGCCGGTCTCCTCGACACCGGCGGTGTCGACACCTGCCAGGGCGACTCCGGCGGCCCCATGTTCCGCCAGGACGACGCCGGAGCATGGACACAGGTCGGCATCGTCAGCTGGGGCGAGGGGTGCGCCCGTCCGGGCAAGCCCGGTGTGTACACCGAGGTGAGCGCCTTCGCGGCCGACATCCAGAAGGCCGCGGAGGGTCTGGGCGGCTGA
- a CDS encoding endonuclease I family protein, producing MSTHRLKRRKPWHMAVVAAAVTGIAAPAAAMATQAPPASTPARSAGAVGAYDDTYYKDALGKTGPELKKALHAIVSDQTKLTYDQVWDALKATDEDPENPSNVILLYTGRSQSKDGNGTGDDDWNREHVWAKSHGDFGTDVGPGTDIHHLRPTDVTVNSARGNKDFDAGGEEIAEAPGNRTDSDSFEPRDEVKGDVARMILYMAVRYDGGDGFADLEPNDSVDNGSAPRIGRLSVLKQWSEQDPPDDFEKNRNQIIFEKFQHNRNPFIDHPEWVEEIWKQA from the coding sequence ATGTCCACCCACCGCCTCAAGCGCCGGAAACCGTGGCACATGGCCGTCGTCGCCGCGGCCGTCACCGGTATCGCCGCCCCCGCCGCCGCGATGGCCACGCAGGCACCCCCCGCCTCCACCCCCGCCCGGTCCGCCGGCGCGGTGGGCGCGTACGACGACACGTACTACAAGGACGCGTTGGGCAAGACCGGCCCGGAGCTGAAGAAGGCCCTCCACGCCATCGTCAGCGACCAGACGAAGCTGACGTACGACCAGGTCTGGGACGCGCTGAAGGCCACGGACGAGGACCCGGAGAACCCGTCGAACGTGATCCTGCTCTACACCGGCCGCTCGCAGAGCAAGGACGGCAACGGCACCGGCGACGACGACTGGAACCGGGAGCACGTCTGGGCCAAGTCCCACGGCGACTTCGGCACCGATGTCGGTCCCGGCACCGACATCCACCATCTGCGTCCCACCGATGTGACCGTCAACAGTGCGCGCGGGAACAAGGACTTCGACGCCGGTGGCGAGGAGATCGCGGAGGCTCCCGGCAATCGCACCGACAGCGACTCGTTCGAGCCGCGCGACGAGGTCAAGGGCGATGTCGCCCGGATGATCCTCTACATGGCCGTCCGCTACGACGGTGGCGACGGTTTCGCCGACCTCGAACCCAACGACAGCGTCGACAACGGTTCGGCGCCCCGCATCGGCCGGCTGTCCGTGCTGAAGCAGTGGAGCGAGCAGGACCCGCCGGACGACTTCGAGAAGAACCGCAATCAGATCATCTTCGAGAAGTTCCAGCACAACCGGAACCCGTTCATAGACCACCCCGAGTGGGTGGAGGAGATATGGAAGCAGGCGTGA
- a CDS encoding SgcJ/EcaC family oxidoreductase, whose product MNHPMPEVLRRWKAAFDGHRPDDMADLFTADALFQGFGPTVLTGRDAVRDYYEAVPAGRTAQTTVLHTYTLGEQVAGGFADVTFGDADGWEARVHLSLVLRHDEGRWRIRQYHVSRVDTAR is encoded by the coding sequence ATGAACCATCCGATGCCCGAGGTCCTGCGGCGATGGAAGGCCGCCTTCGACGGCCACCGGCCCGATGACATGGCCGATCTGTTCACGGCCGACGCCCTCTTCCAGGGCTTCGGGCCCACCGTCCTCACGGGGCGGGACGCCGTGCGGGACTACTACGAAGCCGTACCGGCCGGCCGGACGGCCCAGACGACGGTCCTGCACACCTACACGCTCGGCGAGCAGGTCGCCGGGGGCTTCGCGGACGTCACCTTCGGCGACGCGGACGGCTGGGAGGCCCGTGTGCATCTGTCGCTGGTCCTGCGCCACGACGAGGGCCGCTGGAGGATCCGGCAGTACCACGTCTCCCGCGTCGACACCGCGCGGTAG